The Buteo buteo chromosome 23, bButBut1.hap1.1, whole genome shotgun sequence genome contains the following window.
AGGACAGCAGCTCTCAAAAGCCCCAGAAAAGATGCAACCAACCTTGGTGAACTGGTGAACGATGATGTGCAGGCAGTGCCTCTTCATGTCCAGGGCTTGGGTCTTGTCAGCTGCCTCTAAAATCTAGAGCAAAAGCAACAATGTGATTTTCCTTCTGCATAGCTCAGATGTACAGTGCACAAACACTGTTCTGACTCAGAGGAGGCAATTCCTCTGAGCTAGGGAAACATCTCaatttttcattacaaagcTGAATCTTTTCTGAACTATTCAAAAATAAGCCTTGGATTTAAAATGTATGGAGTCCTCAGGAGATAACCAGTAGGAAACTGCAGATGTGTTTCAGAGCCAGGTTCCCTGACGTGCCCCAGTGAGACTGGCAAGAGCCAAAAGCAGTTAACACTAGAAATGATTCTGCTCATGTTGCAGAGGATTTGGTCTGCCTACCTAGTAGATGGCATTGTAGGCCCTCTtatcacagaatatttttttgttagctTAAACTTCATTGTCAGATCCTGTCAGCATTACTGATAAAACAAGACTGATGTCACCTGCACATCACTGTTTGCCCTGGTACAAACAACTCCAAACCCTTCTCCAGTAGACAAGTGCTCAGCAGCACATGGTACGTCTTAAAAAGACCTTTAGACAATGGGGGATGAGGAGTTCAAGAGGAACATCCTGTTGGCTAGTTGAGCCATATCTGCTAAACACTTCAGCACAGGAGCACTAGTGACACAAAAAGCAGATAAGGAAGCAAAGCTGCTGAAGGCTGCACTCCTACATATGTGTTAACCACACAGGACCACTATTAAAAGGGTTTGTGCAGTCTCAGGGGATGTCAGTTTGGAAGCAACTCAGTGAACCTGGCACTGGGGGTACCCACTTGACTAGACCCTTTGGCTTTCCTGTATCTCAGTCCAGCGACTACTCAAAGTGCTTGAGGACAGTTACCTGGAGTACATTCTCCACTGTGACATTCATTTCTAGATTCTGCTTACAATAGGCTTGTAGTCTGTTGTTGGAGAAGCCGTAATAGTAAGGTGCAGCAAAGAGATAGCTATTAAtctcattaaggaaaaaaaggtaaagcaaAGGTAACGGCACTGATTGTAAATGCAGGTCAATGACAGAAGTTAAAATGGAGTGCCTGTTAATGCGACCCCGACAATAATCCTCCCAAGTTGTGCCTGGCAATCTAGAGCAAAAGGAAGGTGAGCTGCTGTACATACACTTTAAGCTGCTGTACATACACTTTAGACAGATGCTTCAATTACTTTAGATTTAAGGATACAGGGAGTCTTCAGGAGGCATGTTTACTTCTCCATAATAAATGTATCTAAGCATAGATTCAAATGCTTGCTTGCTGGGAACCATTTCACCTATAGAAATATTCACTTGCCCATCTTCCGGCATAAAGGAACGGAACATGGCTTCAAAGTAACtggaaaaggaagtaaaactAATTTAACACATTCTGCAGACAGATGGTTTAAGGCAGTATTGTTCAAAGGCTGCTGTTAAGCACTGCAGCTTTCAAAGAAGCAAATTCAGGTGACAACCTGGGCAAAAACACTCCTAAGTTATTGTTTCATATATGTCTGCCTGTGAGAGAACTCCAAATATAATCCCCCCAATTTTCATCAGCACTACCTGaaatttgtctctttttctagaaaattaGGACACATGGTGCTTTGATTTTCATCTAATTTGCATAAGACAGTAGAGAGCTTAAAGCATTATGAATTTTCTTGGTATCTACAGGCTGCCAATCATGCAGGGCTGTTTTAAGAGCTGTGAAATGCTTCTGGTAAAATACCTCGGTAACTAATACTGAATATTATTACtgggactggaaaaaaattgtgacaGTATTTGTAATAGAAATTTGATGTGAACACTTAAGGTTTGGCAGAACACAAAGGTGCAGGTACACAGAACACACAAGCGAAGGAGAAACCCACTTCACCCACATACTGAGGAAGGATAATAGTACCCATCTTCAGAAGGGTGAACTACTTGCCTCTGCAACAAAGCATGGGAACAATCTAGTCTCTGTTATGCACCATTTTTTGTTACGCTTATTCATACCCAGTATTAAATATCAGCAAGTGAGAAAGAGATTCAAGTTTCATGGGATTCAAAATGGATGTTCACCATCAGAAGACTCTTTCTGACCTCAGTGGACATCTGTTGCTTTCCACTTCACTGAAACCGCCTTATGTTTTAtaccctttttccttcctgtgatTTTACAGATTCTTTGTGTTGCAGTGCAGCTTCTTACACATCCTCTACAGAATCTCTACAGTTTTAATTTCCTCCTATCTTTCCCTGCTGGGTATCAAattgacaaaaaatatttaatcaccGTTGCTTAAAGGCTTATTACACTCATTGAGCAAAGCTGCATCTTACACTTCATGGGGATACAAAGTTCCTCCCTGCCCTCTAAAAAATGCAAGCTGACCCACAGATTGCACAGCACTACATTTTACACATACAGTATTTGTTACAGTTTTAGTAAACAGCAACTCACCTGGAGCGGGCTGCTAGGATTGCTTTATGGGCTGGCCGTGGGTGGCCATCTAAGAGAAGGATGATATCACAGAATTCAGTCCCGGCTCCTTCTAGGTAAGCCTTCATGTCCTGAATTAAAGATGTTCCTGAAAGTTAAGGTAATGAAATAGTTAAAGACATGATAGTTCCAGGTGACCAGGTACTACCAAACTAATATATGGCCAAGCCATAGCTCCAGCCCCTCTTGCCTTAGGGACCCTTGAGGTGAGTTTGAGGTAGGCCCTTCCTCATAATCCTGGAGCAAAATGAGCTTCATCCTTCCCCATCACAATCCATTACCTACTGCCCGTCCCAGGAACAAacctggcagctctgctttcaAACCGCTGACAGCAAACACTGGCAGTGGCTGTGCTGAAAGGTGTTCTCTATAGATAAAGAAATCTGACTTTTCCCCacccttttcttttcattatttccaaCCACCAGGAATATAAAATTTCATCTCTTCATGAAAAAGCTTTCCCAAATCCTCAATAAAGGCTTCTTTTATCCAACATTTTAATTAACCTTTGAAAATACACAATAACTGCAAAACAGAGCACACACAAGTCTGATCCAAATTCACTCATAATTTCAAAGTTCATCTTTCAATTTTTTGATGTTTGGGTCTCTTGTACCATTCCAGCTCTGGATACAGAAGCTGGCTATGCCATCTTCCTGGACAGTGCATGGTGcacctctcttctccctgggacaAATGCCGGCCAAAGGCTTTCTACTTCACCTTCCAGGACTGGCTTCCCCATCTTTCTCTCCAGCCCCAATTATTTTTGTGCAGTATTCCAAATCAACACTGGCAATGCCTCTGAACTTTGTGGCCTCAGCAAATTTCACTGTTACATTCCTTTTCTTGTGTGTCAGGCTGATAAAATCTTGAATAAGGCTAGTCCTGGATCAGTCCTTGATGAATTCTGTAATAGAATTGTAAATCAAATCTTCTCCTTCCAGCACAatcacagaatgaaaatgaaaggcatGACCATTAGTGCAGGTTATTTATCTTCTCAAAGAATCAGGATATTTTATTGCAAGAAGAACACAACTATATTTAACATGACCTCTCGTGTATTTTGATGGGGATACTGTTCTGATTGAAGCTCACTGGAAAAAGAATGGGCATGCCCTGTCTTAGTCTGGGAAACAGCCTAAGTGCAGTTATACCAACTGGAGAATCAGTGGTCTGCAGTGGTCTACTTCCTAGGCTGTTTGCTAGACTAAACAAACCATTAGCAATGCAAAAATAGCACAACTAATTATAAAGCATAAAAGTTACCAATGTCAAGTGGCTGATCGGAATGTGTTCGAACAGGAGGTTGCTGTTTTCTCCGTACAATCTCCACTATGAGGGATGAAGAAAGATGCTCAAACTCCTTCATCATTATTACCTGATTAAAATGTGATTCCTTCACCACAAAGTTCAGGCaatgttccttaaaaaaaaccaatattaattaaaaaattatggtTTACTGTATGAAGTCACCCTCCAGCATCATATAAATGTTACCATGTCACACATGTAAACAGCCATCCTTTTCTTATGACCCTCCACCTGGATCCTGCAGCTGAAACTATCAAACAACGACCTCTTTATTAGGTGACAACTTAGGCTCCTACTTGAACAGGAAATTCAGGACAATTCTAAGCATCTAGAAAAACATGACTAAGAAATAATAACAAGGAAAAGATTAATTGTCTCCCATCTAGCTGCTCTGAAGCTTTCTAAAATAGGAATCTCAGGAGATGCCAAAAACCTCACGGAGCTAACTAAGATTGGTTGCTATCTCATAATAATTCTTTATACAATTAGATACAGAAGTTAATTAGAAGGGTGAAGAGACCTTAACTCTTAACACTATCCATTAAGGGTACAGATATTTTGCAGGACTTCCTTGTGTGGATTCTGCCTTAACCTTTTCTGTAAAGGCTGCGAACAGTCTGAAAGAGCTCTTGTAGGTTCTTGTATGACAAACTTGCTAGAAAAATCAATGTGGTGGAAAGGTGACAAATGAACCAGACCTAATGCTAAACAGTTAAAGTGACAAACAATGGCACGCCGTTTGCCAGTGTGATCCAAGGTTTTCCCTCAGGACTCCTGAATAAGCAAAAAATATAATCTATACCAGCTCACCATAAGGTGAGTAAAAAATTCACCCAAAGAATAATTACTACTGTCCATTTTCTGCAAGTTATTTCACCTGGGATCCAAAGGGATCTGTTGAGGACCCatctgtgaaatgttttgaacAGTCACTAGGATGCCAGAAAGAGCAGCCTTCTGCAGATGGCACCTACCCACGAGGACTAACACGCACTTGAGAAGACAGGATGCCAACTCAGGGTGATCCTGACCAAATGGAGTTGTGTTGAAGAGCCCCTGTGTGGTAGCTGAGGCAGGTGGAGGTAGGTGGCTAATCTGAAATTATTGGCACTAGATCCACAATGCTGAGATATTTGCTTGAGCTTCTGGACAGCTAATGGCATCATGGTCCTGTGCACCAAAGGCTGTGCCAGCATTTACATACTTGCTGCTGActctgctgctgtcttcctGGATGCTTTTCCTTTGCCCAAATCTAGTGCATAAAGAGTGCCTGAGGAAGTGCTGGTGCATCCTGGTTTCTCTAGCCTCCCTCTGCTTGCAATTGTCAGCTATATGGCCAACTGATGGGCACAGGCTGCTCAAACAGGCATTGCATGATCTTGCACTGACTCTTGGACTTGGGGTGGAGGATTGTCTTCTCTGCAGCTTTACGCAGAACtggctctggctgctgttggTGGGAACCAGACCATCACAGTAAATCCTGGTCTGAAGCCTGGGGGTATTGACTCTACCATGACTTTCAGCAAATGCCTAGAAACCCTTGACCCACTACACAGAGACGGAGAATCgcagacacttttttttttcagtagagtGTTTTTCAGATCAAAGGCATGAGAACAGAATTTAGTTTTTTCATCAGATCAGGTGAAAGAACCTGTTTGCAGTCTCCATATAAAACACTGGGACCAGAAAATGCACTGGTTCCATCTTGCTACAGTGAGAGTGAATTGAGGAAGAGCCAAAGTCACTCTGCCCTTTACATCCTGCAGGGCAGATATGCAAAAAATATCAAACACTtagtgaaaaaaacctacatAATATTCATGAGCAACTGCAGGACAATCCACACTAACATATACTCAAGCAACTATAATTATAGGAAAGAACTGAATTTGCAACAGCTGATAGCTTTTGCAAAACTTTAATtacataaatattcttttttttatttcttttcagttaccTTGTATGTAAAATGTGATTACCTTTAGCTGATCCAGCTGAAGCTTGTTAGCATTTTCACACACAATAAGCACATTCTGCAGATCTACGGATGCTTCAATATATTGAAGACAGAGCTGTTCCAGTCGAGAGAGCTTGAAGTTTAAGGCTAGTTTGTATACATCCATAATAAGTAACACATCCTGCACATGACCTGAAATTACGAGAAAGAAAAACGCTGGAGAGCTCACAGAACAAAAAGAGGAAGCCTTCTCAAAGTAGGGTTCTTTTTACATCAACCTGAGCATTTGGAACGGTAGAATGTGCAGCAACTGGAAGACtgttatggagaaaaaaattccattgcTGGTTAGACAAAATCTGAATTGATACTAAAAAAGGAGTTTCAAAATTCAGGCATGAAATAGCCACCCCAAAAGATTTTTTGGACAAAGATTTTGTGACAATCTGGATCACAATTTTCTAACACCCTCAAAACAAAGTGAAGTCTCTAAAAACACTGACAAGCTCTGAAGCTAGCAGCCCAATTTTCCAAAGTGCTGCtaacagctctgctgaagtccTTGGGGTTTTTGCAGTATTAGCAACCAGCTCCCCGATTTTGACAGACCCTTATGAAGGCACTCTGTGCTTCTGCACGTACAGATCTCAGGCTGGTCTATAACAGAGGGATGAAGTAAGAGAGGGGCGGTGGGAACCCTCACAGCCACTGCAATGGGGCTACAGGGACACCAACTCAAGGAATAATCCTCCACAGCCTTTGCTCTCCTCACAGGAGATCTCTGGCCATCTGCTGTAACTACTTTTTGGATAGAGAAAAGCCTTCTCACATGTCACGTGCCTTCCCTGTGTCTAATCAGAAAATCCCATTTGATAAGCATGCTCAATTCTATTAGCTCAGCCTCTGGATGGATCCCCAAGGTGCTGCTCTCTGAACTGAGAGGAGCAACTAGGAATACAAACGGTCAGGACAGGGCCATTGGAGGATCCCAGCAGAAGGGTAAGCTGCAGGCAGAACATTTgatgggctgggggaagggTAGCTGGCTGCCTAAGAAGCCTGTAACAAAGGGAAGAGCTCAGTATAATAATAACCCTTTCCTTGGTCTGATCCTGTCCTTAAGTGAGCATGCTGAGGATCAGTGAATCGGCTGAGAGTGGGCTCTGGCAATATCAGCAGACACCAATGAGAAGGCTCCCTTGTCCTCATTAATTAGGCTTGCTCTCAGGCAGGCCACCTCGCCGGGAAAGCCGTGGGACAGCTGCATACAAATCACTATTTTCCTGAGAATTATCTTTTATAGAAAGGAAAGATCCTGGACTGAAACTGAGGCAAAGCTTTCAGCGTTAGGATAGATGTACCTCACTTTACCTGACTGTGCCACGCAGCTGCAGCTTCCTCAGCCCCACCAGCTGGAGTCCCCCCTGGGTATCCAGTCTGACTCCCACAGCCCAACAGACCTCATCACTCAAACATGGCCATGAGTTAGATTTGCTGTGTGGGAGCTGAGAGATCTCTGGCTATTATCTTCCAGCCTACAAGTATTTTTAACTCAGGGATCTTCAATGAATGTATCAaatggatttttcctttcttgaggCATTCCTTTGGATTGGCATTTTGAAGAGATGACAAATACTGGCTTGCTCTGCCTTTCTGTGTGGGCTCAGTTTGCAACGGATGAAAACAAtaccagaaaaaggaaataagccAACCCAAGATACATGGTCCTTCCAGGCAGGCTGCAGTAATGTTCAAAATACTatgaaatttttgtttgtttgtttgggtttttttacactttttggAATGATCAAGAACCTACTTTTCCTTGATGTTTGaaaagaattaggaaaaaacaaagcgCTGATAGTATGCTTTGatagaaatctgctttttttaaaaatctcaggtAAGTAATTAAGAGCTTAGAGCAGGATTGATCATCTGCAAATGCTTGATCCTGCTCTGTATCAAAATAAAAGTTTGCTCCCCAGTcactagtattttttttttatcctgctgTCCTACCTTTGCGagggtattttattttatccgTATACAGAAACTGCATGAGCACCTCGAAGGGTTGCGCCTCAGCCTCTCGGATGGGCACTTGCAGTAGTGGCTGCAGGCGGCACAACTTGACATTCCCACCAATCCCATCCTTCTGACATGTCGCATGTCCCTCGTCTTCAATATCTTGCTTTGATTTctaatgagacagaaaaaacactCAAACATGGCAACAAGGCTCTGTTAGCTCACACACATTACTATCAAACCAAAGGAAAGATCCTTCTCATGACTGCACATTCTTCAAGACCCAAGATCTCTTTATCTTCAAGATAACAAGGAATTCATATGTCTTAGACTTACTGTTCCATATTCTGTGACAAACATGGATCACAACAAATGTGAGCTCCTGGATAAAGCTCAAAAGCCGGAACtcagaaaaagggaggaatgaATTCCACTGAGCTCACATTTCTGCCCTCAGCAGGAACATCAACTCTCCTTGGAGAAGGAAGATGTAGGAGCAGGTTCCACAGACCCCTGCCTTGCAAAGTCAGAGCTCAAAGTGCTGCACAGAAGCATTTTAAGCCAGTCTGTTACTTTCAAGGTTCACTTTGACAGCCTTTCCCCACAGCCTTTTCCAGTGAAGATGGAGGGCTGTGGGACGGCAAAGCAATTAACTAAGGGGCAACGAGGCATCCATATGTCTTACTGCAGGTTGTGTGCTACCACTTCCTCAAGAGCAATAAGTGTTTGCTGCTGAAAAGCTGTAAGCAGTTAAAATTAATAGACAATGAACCAGAGGCACCAGACCTTCAACTCTGGAAAAAGTCAGGAAATACTAAAGTGAAGAGAACACAGCCAGCCTCAAAACCTTAACACTGCCTTCCCTCTAATCTGTCTAATCTGGCAGGCTACCCCAATGACATGCAGCTTTTACCCTCCCCAGAAGGAGGGGTACGCATACCTCTTCAGGGGTTTTAGATTAGAACTTAGACAGCTATGAGAGCTCCCAAGAACCATACCGCCAAATCCAGATAACTGGATTAACTTTGGCTCCTCCATGTTACAGTAGCCTATGTTAATACTAATTATCGTCTTTAGTTTACTTGCTCAAGAGCACCTTAGCATCAGATGCTGCTCTGGTCCTACATCTGTCTCAGCagatactatttttttcctgacaacaTTATTTCGGAAACTGGGCAGAATAAGCACTACCTTGCCATAAGATTACTTTTCCAAACTACTCACCTGTTTCAACCTCTCCCTTGCCtgtatgattttctttttcagccacTTGCAGCGAGCTGTAACTATTGCGGTATGCCCTCGGACTCGTTCTTCCTTCTGTCAAAGGCAAAGCAAGGAtacattttaaacttttattcCCAAATCACATGATGGTGGCAGATGGCAGAAGTTGTAAAAACCTGGGCTGAACTCCAGGTTACTATACCTATAGTTTAAGTTAGAATCAAAGGCAACCTTGCATCTGCTCTGCACATACAGATGAAATTCAACACCTATTTTCCCTAAAGGCTAATGGCAAACACCATTTGGAAACAGTCTTTGTTACATTCACTGAGTGGAAGCTGTTGCGTAGGTTCAGCGACACAGACGTTGCTTCTTATTGCTGCATctgattttcagtttaattttctcttttcaaaacaacagTGTGGTTTTTTGCTATTGTTCTTCATAATCTACTTCATCTCTTGTTGAGGATCTGTTATCTGAtctctgcaaagcattttataacttttttttgcaaaatgaatgCAGGTAAGTTCAaatttctcatgtttttcttcagaaaacatgttctttttaaattttgtaattGTTTTCATTACTACAGAATCATtgccctgtgctgctttttctcattctattttatttcagtaattaaaaatggGTCTTGAAATGACACATGGATCTGCAAACCCTAGCCCACTCTTTCCAGGAGGCAGCTGGAACCTCGGAGTACAAAGGTTATTAGTATCATTTTCATATTGCAACTATATATAATGTGCTCTGATAAATTCAGGTTATGTCTCAGTGATGCACAGATCTTCTCAGTTTAGaagtttcttctcctttgcagCTTTAGAAATTCATCTGGATTAGTGTAACTTACTAAACCAGACAGACATCATTTTCACCAGTGTTGCTGCTCTTAAAACTTCATTCCCAGGGTTTCTGGCACAATCATTGTACAATTTGCTTTTTCCCAGCAAACACGCTACACATGCAGTAACACCCCCGTTGGCAGCTTTTCAATAAATTCTACTCACCTCTCCCAAAACAAACTCCAAGTCACTGAACTGCCTGTTTTCCCATAGCCTTCCATAATCTTCATGTAGGGTGCATTTAGGGTaacaagaaaactaaaaaaaataaaaccccacagAAGACAGAATTCATTTCAAATGGCTATATCCAAAAGCACTATAGTTACATATACTAGCACTGGATTTTCTTACTAGCTCAACCTCAGTGTAGtatataaagcagaaaataacaagCAAACCAAACACATGCAAGGGTTTCCTCTGTGGTGAgggtaatgaaaaataacagtaacaTGGAAGAATTATGTCTCACCACAACTTGCAGATTTCAGGATTTGGTGGCTAGGAGTCCCACCTGCCCTCAGGACTTGTCTGAGGGTCCCACGCAATAAAAATAACCTTGAGTGTAAGGAGGGATTTGACCTGCTGTGAGTatcttgaaatttaaaatttaaaattcccATAGTTACTGCGGGGGTGGAAGTGGGAATGCTGCATGAAGATAAAACTCCAATACAAAATGCTCTGGCCCAGGAACCCTGAACATGATAGTACATGAAGAGGAACAGTCAATTTTCAGTTAATCATCCTGGCAAATCCTGTCTGATACACTTTTCAATAATTTGTCAAAATAAGTTGTCATGATCTCTGTTAGGACTTTAGAAGGCACTGGAGAGCTTGGCCTTACCAAAATGTCTGTCCAGATAACATTTCTCAAGAGATTTTAAAGATACACATTAATCTTTGGCAGCTGAATCTGAAATGCAAAGGCTGCCTGCAGGAAGGatgcaaaacaaaagccatcAAGTTCACGATGAGCCAAACCAGAAACTCTGCTGTGTCTGGAGACAGAGCCAGAAGGATTCATGCAGAATTTGTGTGGATGTTTGAGTACATTTATCAGTGAATTACCTGGAACCTGTACATTTCTCCACTTCTAATGTTATTGTCGACTGTACCACCAAAGATGTACATAGCATCTGAGATAACAGCTGCAGCATGGAAGAGTCTCCCACTGGGTAactagggaaagaaaaggacaaaatagGTGAGGGAATaaataaaagacttttttttctcccaagaaaaAGGACTTGCAAGAGATCAACATTGAGAAGGGAAAATCAATGTAGTCTGAAGTGACATGAAAGCTTGCATCCTAAGATTGACAATTATTATTTAGGATTGTTTCCTAGTGTATCTAGAACATACTTTCCAGTCACATTTAAAAACACCTATTCATTGCACCTTCTAATCAGAATGGTACATACACAGGGCTCTACATATCATGATAGTTACAAAATATATCATTTACCAAACTCAGACTCAGCGCTAAGTTttacatagaaaaataaaacgcacttctaaaaataaacagattttgcaAATGTGATCACTATGCAAACTCAGAGCTTGTGCTGAATATTACTGGGAACTTGAAAGGTAAACGAACATCTATCTCGGCAGGATATTGAACTCCAGGCTTGTAGATGCACGCCTTCCCCACAGCTTGCTGG
Protein-coding sequences here:
- the LZTR1 gene encoding leucine-zipper-like transcriptional regulator 1 isoform X1, translated to MAAAGAPAGGAGRSKVAPSVDFDHSCSDSVEYLTLNFGPFETVHRWRRLPPCDEFVGARRSKHTVVAYRDAIYVFGGDNGKTMLNDLLRFDVKDCSWCRAFTTGTPPAPRYHHSAVVYGSSMFVFGGYTGDIYSNSNLKNKNDLFEYKFATGQWTEWKTEGRLPVARSAHGATVYSDKLWIFAGYDGNARLNDMWTIGLQDRELTCWEEIEQSGEIPPSCCNFPVAVCKDKMFVFSGQSGAKITNNLFQFEFKEKIWTRIPTEHLLRGSPPPPQRRYGHTMVAFDRHLYVFGGAADNTLPNELHCYDVDSQTWEVIQPSPDSEVSYPEVAERVSAPEEAPSLPLEEHGLKKSRDVFGLDFGITTVKQPPTADSELPSGRLFHAAAVISDAMYIFGGTVDNNIRSGEMYRFQFSCYPKCTLHEDYGRLWENRQFSDLEFVLGEKEERVRGHTAIVTARCKWLKKKIIQARERLKQKSKQDIEDEGHATCQKDGIGGNVKLCRLQPLLQVPIREAEAQPFEVLMQFLYTDKIKYPRKGHVQDVLLIMDVYKLALNFKLSRLEQLCLQYIEASVDLQNVLIVCENANKLQLDQLKEHCLNFVVKESHFNQVIMMKEFEHLSSSLIVEIVRRKQQPPVRTHSDQPLDIGTSLIQDMKAYLEGAGTEFCDIILLLDGHPRPAHKAILAARSSYFEAMFRSFMPEDGQVNISIGEMVPSKQAFESMLRYIYYGEVNMPPEDSLYLFAAPYYYGFSNNRLQAYCKQNLEMNVTVENVLQILEAADKTQALDMKRHCLHIIVHQFTKVSKLPNLRSLSQLLLLDIIESLANHISDKQCAELGSDI
- the LZTR1 gene encoding leucine-zipper-like transcriptional regulator 1 isoform X4 is translated as MAAAGAPAGGAGRSKVAPSVDFDHSCSDSVEYLTLNFGPFETVHRWRRLPPCDEFVGARRSKHTVVAYRDAIYVFGGDNGKTMLNDLLRFDVKDCSWCRAFTTGTPPAPRYHHSAVVYGSSMFVFGGYTGDIYSNSNLKNKNDLFEYKFATGQWTEWKTEGRLPVARSAHGATVYSDKLWIFAGYDGNARLNDMWTIGLQDRELTCWEEIEQSGEIPPSCCNFPVAVCKDKMFVFSGQSGAKITNNLFQFEFKEKIWTRIPTEHLLRGSPPPPQRRYGHTMVAFDRHLYVFGGAADNTLPNELHCYDVDSQTWEVIQPSPDSELPSGRLFHAAAVISDAMYIFGGTVDNNIRSGEMYRFQKEERVRGHTAIVTARCKWLKKKIIQARERLKQKSKQDIEDEGHATCQKDGIGGNVKLCRLQPLLQVPIREAEAQPFEVLMQFLYTDKIKYPRKGHVQDVLLIMDVYKLALNFKLSRLEQLCLQYIEASVDLQNVLIVCENANKLQLDQLKEHCLNFVVKESHFNQVIMMKEFEHLSSSLIVEIVRRKQQPPVRTHSDQPLDIGTSLIQDMKAYLEGAGTEFCDIILLLDGHPRPAHKAILAARSSYFEAMFRSFMPEDGQVNISIGEMVPSKQAFESMLRYIYYGEVNMPPEDSLYLFAAPYYYGFSNNRLQAYCKQNLEMNVTVENVLQILEAADKTQALDMKRHCLHIIVHQFTKVSKLPNLRSLSQLLLLDIIESLANHISDKQCAELGSDI
- the LZTR1 gene encoding leucine-zipper-like transcriptional regulator 1 isoform X3, translated to MAAAGAPAGGAGRSKVAPSVDFDHSCSDSVEYLTLNFGPFETVHRWRRLPPCDEFVGARRSKHTVVAYRDAIYVFGGDNGKTMLNDLLRFDVKDCSWCRAFTTGTPPAPRYHHSAVVYGSSMFVFGGYTGDIYSNSNLKNKNDLFEYKFATGQWTEWKTEGRLPVARSAHGATVYSDKLWIFAGYDGNARLNDMWTIGLQDRELTCWEEIEQSGEIPPSCCNFPVAVCKDKMFVFSGQSGAKITNNLFQFEFKEKIWTRIPTEHLLRGSPPPPQRRYGHTMVAFDRHLYVFGGAADNTLPNELHCYDVDSQTWEVIQPSPDSELPSGRLFHAAAVISDAMYIFGGTVDNNIRSGEMYRFQFSCYPKCTLHEDYGRLWENRQFSDLEFVLGEKEERVRGHTAIVTARCKWLKKKIIQARERLKQKSKQDIEDEGHATCQKDGIGGNVKLCRLQPLLQVPIREAEAQPFEVLMQFLYTDKIKYPRKGHVQDVLLIMDVYKLALNFKLSRLEQLCLQYIEASVDLQNVLIVCENANKLQLDQLKEHCLNFVVKESHFNQVIMMKEFEHLSSSLIVEIVRRKQQPPVRTHSDQPLDIGTSLIQDMKAYLEGAGTEFCDIILLLDGHPRPAHKAILAARSSYFEAMFRSFMPEDGQVNISIGEMVPSKQAFESMLRYIYYGEVNMPPEDSLYLFAAPYYYGFSNNRLQAYCKQNLEMNVTVENVLQILEAADKTQALDMKRHCLHIIVHQFTKVSKLPNLRSLSQLLLLDIIESLANHISDKQCAELGSDI